The Setaria italica strain Yugu1 chromosome IX, Setaria_italica_v2.0, whole genome shotgun sequence genome has a window encoding:
- the LOC101778662 gene encoding pentatricopeptide repeat-containing protein At1g62350, whose amino-acid sequence MLSRLLPRRHHRRLLQTLPCAAAKSAAEVDLHDQRLCSTSAASSPSLSIWRRKKEMGKEGLMAVAQLKRLAALPPAGAHPRLEQFMGSHVSRLLRTDLLAVLAELLRQDHVILSMKIYSVVRKEIWYRPDMYFYRDMLYLLARNRKVDETRQVWADLKSEDVLFDQHTYGDIVRAFCDAGLIDLAMELYEDMRSSPDPPLSLPFRVILKGLVPYPELREKIKQDFLELFPDMIVYDPPGSLSDVDDEFKF is encoded by the exons ATGCTTTCCCgtctgctcccgcgccgccatcaccgccgcctcctccaaaCCCTGCCCTGTGCCGCCGCGAAATCCGCCGCCGAGGTTGACCTCCACGACCAGAGGCTATGCTCTACGTCTGCCGCGTCGAGCCCGAGCCTGTCGATATGGCGGCGGAAGAAGGAGATGGGGAAGGAGGGCCTCATGGCGGTGGCGCAGCTCAAGCGGCTCGCGGCGCTTCCGCCGGCCGGGGCCCACCCGCGCCTGGAGCAGTTCATGGGCTCGCACGTCTCGCGGCTCCTCCGCACCGACCtgctcgccgtcctcgccgaGCTGCTCCGCCAGGACCACGTCATCCTCTCCATGAAG ATATATAGTGTCGTGCGGAAAGAAATCTGGTACCGTCCTGACATGTACTTCTACCGAGATATGCTGTACTTGCTAGCAAGGAACAGGAAGGTTGATGAGACAAGGCAGGTCTGGGCAGATCTCAAGTCTGAAGACGTGCTATTTGATCAGCACACTTACGGTGACATTGTGAGAGCCTTCTGCGATGCTGGCTTAATTGATCTGGCGATGGAACTCTACGAAGACATGAGGAGCTCCCCCGATCCACCTCTATCGCTGCCATTCCGTGTTATCCTGAAAGGGCTGGTCCCATACCCCGAGCTGAGGGAGAAGATAAAGCAGGATTTTCTGGAGCTTTTCCCCGATATGATTGTATATGACCCGCCAGGTAGCTTGTCAGATGTAGATGATGAATTCAAGTTTTGA
- the LOC101779480 gene encoding uncharacterized protein LOC101779480, whose amino-acid sequence MTTPRRRADLSPSPSPSSSSPLLSRLRSAASSLVSRQYSTNKGGNGTGGRSGGGSSSGPRPRRPGFVDPSTWRLFDSRAFGINQDAIPKDALAVLKKLRRQGFEAYLVGGCVRDLLLKRVPKDFDVITTASLQQLKKNVFRRCMIVGKRFPICLLQMRDSVIEVSSFRTVGNHVNKTEKGDCLEELNGYDDRDILRWKNSMRRDFTINGLFFNPMNYKIYDYVNGVRDMRKNKVCTVIPAHISFMEDPARILRGLRIAARLGFQFSSETSNAIHDLSSSIINIDKARLMMEMNYMLSYGAAEPSVRLLGIYGLLDILLPFQAAYLSDQMKDRARYKDLMLMKLLCNLDRLFSADRPCHCSLWLALLVFHTTLVISPQDTLVIKAFAALLYFGSWESAIEFLKEEEEEEEDGAQVSFVPETLGPSQTKLDDLMEQTSHLASLVNASVLTLTSSDALEQSLARFSEPPQFSGVVLASNNDRNRLLKIFGALNSGLTSYDERRWLHKIDYWSLKDGNPAEVRFVLGKVIMDTMSDKSPSESAEDALLFGGSC is encoded by the exons ATGACGACGCCGCGACGGCGCGCTGACCTGTCGCCCTCGCCATCGCCCTCTTCCTCGTCTCCGCTCCTCTCCCGCCTGCGCTCCGCGGCCTCCAGTCTCGTG TCGCGGCAGTACAGCACGAATAAGGGAGGCAACGGCACTGGTGGGCGGAGCGGTGGTGGCTCTTCCTCCGGGCCAAGGCCACGCAGGCCAG GATTCGTGGATCCTTCAACATGGAGACTTTTTGACTCAAGGGCTTTTGGCATTAACCAGGATGCTATACCTAAGGATGCATTGGCGGTTCTCAAAAAGCTCAGACGACAAG GTTTTGAAGCTTATCTTGTTGGGGGATGTGTGAGAGATTTGCTACTGAAAAGGGTACCAAAAGATTTTGATGTGATTACCACTGCAAGTCTCCAACAG CTTAAGAAAAATGTATTCAGGCGATGCATGATTGTAGGAAAACGCTTTCCAATATGTCTTCTTCAAATGCGTGACTCAGTAATTGAG GTTTCGAGCTTTCGAACAGTTGGTAATCATGTGAATAAAACTGAAAAGGGAGATTGTTTGGAAGAGTTGAATGGTTATGACGACAGGGACATTCTTCGCTGGAAGAATTCTATGAGAAGAGACTTCACAATAAATGG TTTATTCTTTAACCCGATGAACTACAAGATTTATGATTATGTGAATGGAGTAAGGGATATGAGAAAAAACAAA GTGTGTACAGTGATTCCTGCTCATATTTCTTTCATGGAAGACCCTG CCAGGATTTTACGTGGTTTGAGAATTGCTGCTCGCCTTGGTTTCCAGTTTTCAAGTGAAACTTCTAATGCGATACACGATCTTTCTTCGTCTATAATTAATATTGATAAG GCAAGGTTGATGATGGAAATGAACTATATGTTGTCTTATGGGGCAGCAGAACCTTCTGTTAGGTTACTTGGAATATATGGACTACTCGATATTTTGCTGCCTTTCCAG GCAGCATATTTGTCTGATCAGATGAAGGATAGGGCCAGATACAAAGATTTGATGCTTATG AAACTATTGTGTAATCTTGATAGATTATTCTCTGCAGACCGGCCATGCCACTGCTCTTTGTG GCTGGCACTGTTGGTATTTCACACGACACTGGTTATTTCTCCACAAGACACCCTGGTAATAAAAGCTTTTGCTGCTCTGCTGTATTTCGGATCATGGGAAAGCGCAATTGAATTtctgaaagaagaagaagaagaagaagaagatggagctcAAGTTTCATTTGTCCCAGAGACACTGGGGCCTTCTCAGACCAAACTGGACGATCTTATGGAACAAACATCCCACCTAGCATCGCTGGTCAATGCTTCAGTACTTACATTGACAAGTTCTGATGCTCTGGAGCAATCACTAGCCCGATTCTCGGAGCCTCCACAATTTTCAGGAGTA GTGCTCGCGTCCAACAACGACAGGAACAGGTTGTTGAAAATATTTGGGGCCCTGAATTCTGGCTTGACTTCATATGATGAGCGAAGATGGTTGCATAAGATCGATTACTGGTCGCTGAAAGATGGGAATCCTGCTGAGGTCCGGTTCGTTCTCGGGAAAGTGATCATGGACACTATGAGCGATAAGTCGCCGTCTGAATCTGCTGAGGACGCTCTGCTGTTCGGCGGTTCTTGCTGA